A stretch of DNA from Cololabis saira isolate AMF1-May2022 chromosome 17, fColSai1.1, whole genome shotgun sequence:
ATTGCCTGCACAGATGCTTAACTAACAGTTGTTGATGCGCACACAGGTTTTCATGAGACAATGATTCAGCTGCCAAACGTGCCAAACGTGCTGTTTGCTGCCTTAAAGAAACCTGAAGGAAAACGTgtttctgtatgtgtgtgtgtgtgtgtgtgtgtgtgtgtgtgtgtgtgtgtgtgtgtgtgtgtgtgtgtgtgtgtgtgtgtgtgtgtgtgtgggaagtGGGTTGGAGTAGGTCACTAATCtcagcatgtgtgtttgtgggtcAATTTGAACGTGTTTTCTAACTGAAAGCTGACAGCTACTACTCAGGTTTAAGCCTGATTAGCGTAGCAAACGTCAGAGAGAGGGAATCTAGCATCTGCTGAATATTTCACATTCAAAACCAAGTGCTTTTGTGTGTATTGTATTGCTCCTTGCACTCATATTTAAGAAACCTCCTCTATTGTAAAGGAAGGTAGGAAAAAAAGAGCACCAGgaaggacaaaaaagaaaactgcattCACAACATTCAGCAATGTCACCTTCATAGTGGCAAAAGAGGAACTATCAGTTGTTCTTCCAGGACAAAAGTTGGTCTTTTTCAGCCATACCACACTCATGGCTTAAATCGGGGACATTGTCAGCTAGTCAGCGACACATGTGTGCGTACTTGCGTTCAACCTTTAGTTATCTGTTGTGTTACCTCATACGTCACAACTTGGCACGTCAGCCGTCCCGTATCAGCTCCATGGCTCAATGTTATCTTTTTCTACTCTGCAGAAGGAAGTGAGACCGGGGTCACTCAGTGTTAACATGCATCCTGTCTTCTTAGACTCACATGATAACCAGCCAGGAATGTTGTTTCATATGTGTTACTATGACACTCACATGTACGTATAGATTCCTTCCATTAGTATCTGCCATAGTTTTCACCAGTGGAAATTGAGACATCAGTGAGTCATGTCTTTATTTAAGTGGTTGTCTGACAGGGTGAGTAAATTCCTGCAAAACTATTGACACCTTTCACCTGCACTCTGTGGTGAGCCAAAAGGTTCACATACATGTGGACAGAGCATATTCAAACGCCTCTTCCCCAAAAGAATGCAGGATTTAGGGTTAAACAGAAGAAACACGTATTTGGAGTGACAACCACGTTTTTTAAAGCATGTGCATGTTTAGGAAACAAGGAACAAACAAAGAACAGAAGCATAACTTTTGGATCTAAATAATTTTTAGCAATGAGATGACCCATTGAAAACAAACTTGGGATACATTTAATGCTAAGGGCAAATATTTCCAATCTTCCGTCCTAAATCTTCTATTATAATTAATTTTGCCAAAAACTGCAGTCATTTTTTGCAGGTCATGTTAATGTTGCCCTTTGGCAGTAGATGGTAGAACCTCATAAATGGCCTTAAAGAGGCAGATTAGGTTGTGATTACTTttcaaaaatagaaaaatcGCTCTTTAATCTGCTCTTTGGTTAAACTGATCCAAATCTTTTGATACTGTTCAGAAGGCTGAATTGGTGCTGTTGAACACCAGACTGGTGATTTTGTAAGAAGAGCTGTGAAGATGGACACTTAGCCTCTTATATAAACCAAATATTGGTATTTGGACTAAATTATATAGCAAAGGCTTTTCGGCTTGTCGAGGATAAAGGACAGCCACTATTTGTGTCTAATGACGGAATGGAAAGGAACCGGATGTAGGGattgaaaaaaacatattttgctAGAGATACAACAATGGCCATCGACCTTGtgcacaaatgtgttttttgttgcaAACCTTCACTGAGGATGGCCGCATTAGGCAGGTGTATCCTCACCAAACGCTGATGACATAAGGGGAAGTTCCTCTCTTCATGACTCCAAAGATCTTCTGCTCCCCACTTGCATCCTGCAGGAAGTGGCGAGCAAATCCTCTCTGACCGTGTGCTTAGATGCTGTTTTCTTAGTGGATGTTCTTTATATCTAACAAGCCTTTGTGTGAATGTGTTAAAACAATAGCTGGCCACCACTTATCTCCACTATAAATTAAGTTACAACTAAGAGACACAATCATAACATAGGCTATACAGAACAGTTCTGGCCCACCAGAACATGCAAGGATAGTTATGTACTTAAAAACACTTCTATTATTCCTGGGAGTCATACGTGGACTACACATGTCACACAATACATGTTGAGTTTGTTACCCACATAATGATGGCTCTTATTCAATGGACCACAGTATTAATCCATCAAATTCCTGCTACTGCTTGGTGGTTATGGATTTGAAACAAAAGTgtccaagaaaagaaaaacttgtGAAGATGGACGGCAGTTTAAGGATAGAAGGGAAGCAAAAATATGTTTCTGCCTAATGGAGATGAGCGAGCATATTTTTAGTTGTCTGCCACATCTTTAAAATAGTAATTAATTCATATATGTTATTAATAGTGAAATGAAGAGGCATTTATGTAacaagatgaaaaataaaaaaaaagtagtaaatACATTTAAGTACTCTTGCAGTTGCTGTTTGACACCAACCATAATGCTAATGTGGCCGGGGAGGAAACACAATCTGACACCTCCGGCCTCCAGTGTTGCTCTGCTGTGAAAAGATGCTacaaagggagaagaaacacgCAAATAATCATGACGTACAATTAACTTTTTTGTATCACATTTGAGTCACcacctttctcttttcttcatgtaCAGGCAGGGCATGAGCTGCTGTCCGTGGACGGTGAGAGCCTGCAGGGAGTGAGTCATCAGCATGCTGTTGACTTAATTCGCCAAGCCTTTAGCAACAAGGCCAAAGACCCGATGGTTTTTGTGGTCAAGATCCCTAAGGCCCCTACCATTCCCACCAGTCCCAAGAGACCCACTTAGTTAATTTTGTGTGCCTCAAAAATAGACAGCTGCTCAGCCATGAATGACCAGGAAACCTGCAGCTCCTCAAGGACTGAATAAAGTACAGGCGTCACTGCAGAGGAGTAAAAATGGCACAAAAAGAGATGGGTGCAATGAATTTTActacaataaaatataaaataaaaccctATGCTATTattgtatgacttttataaCATTCTTAGTGTTTTTAGCAAACATTTTACCATTTGCACATGTTCCACGTCAGCTCACCAGTCAGTGATTGATGTTTTCTAAAGGGTGTTCTTTGACAAGATTATGAACAAGTGAAAGTGTGCCACTGTTTTAACACATGGCAGCCTTGTCATGACCGATGTGCACTGTCAGACAGTGGAGCCAGTGGTCTGCTTTTTACACTTCTTGGCCCAGCAGCCCTACAGGAGATTACCCTATCCTGTGTTATGAGATTTATAGATTTATACCCAGATTAAAGCCCTGTATTATGTCAAAACTGATAGTTTGGTTTTAGAGGATGTCTGAGGGGATTATTATAAATTGCTGCTCAGTatttttgtgttgcatttttttctGGCTGAAGTACTTGTACTCTGAAGCAATCCGCCACTTTGAGGCTTAATTACACCAGGCTATGGACAGAGATTAAGCAGACATGTGGAGGAGCTGGAAAAACATGTCAATGAGAAATGCAGGACATGGACGCTGATGGCACAGTTCAAATCTGTGTACGCCAGAAGAGATAAGGGCTGGAGAATGCAGTGTACACGTTGCCTTACCGCTGCAGGAAAACAGAGGATGGAAAACACAGATAAAGTGTTGCTCATACGTAGTTTCAAGGTGAAATGTTTGAATCCCTGCATGCtattaaaattttaaatgaaactgtgtgtgtatggcTTTGAATAAATATCTAGTAGTCATATTTTATATTCTGGGAACaatttataaagaaaaatacCCTGAGTCATCAAAACCtaactgcaaattaaaaaaaacaacaaccttgtATTCACAAAGAAGCATTATTGAATAATGTATTAATTGAGGAAAGTTGTTTTGTAATACCCATCTAGATTACCAGTGAGAGACAAAACCATAGGaacttttcttttcatcatcTTATGTGAACTCCTGTAGCAAATGTTTGTATAAAATGTGCCGCATGACAAAATGCCTGCTGAGATACACTTCATGACATTTGCCTTTACAGTTTGGTGGCATGAATGATTTCATCAGCGACTGCAAACCATCCCTGGCCTGATGCTACGAAACAGTCCAAACCATGATACTGCCGCCACTTTTCTTTTGTTGGCTAGATCTCCAGTAAAAATTAAACGGTTACGTAAAAAGTCGTTTCGAGGTGACAGCTtgctttttaattaaaaacacagtaattttgtacaaaTGTACACATAAAAATATATAGACACCTAAATACTTTGTGAATTAATGAAAACACaatgtaaataaaattatatatatttatatataaaaaaagaagcaaacacaaCAAGATGTAAAATGCcacaaaaagaaatgtgttacGTTGCTTTGGTCTAGTCACAGTGGCTACATTTGAAATAGATACTTTGCCTAAATAAAATACCATGTTACTTTCGTGTTTTACATATTTACACTGGAAACATTTATGCAAGTCTTGACAAGAACTGAGATATAAGGAAGACAAGGAAGCAGAACTTTTAAGCTTCATGAGCCTGTCTCTCTTGCAACATCTGTGCTTGTTGTTAATGTGCATCTTGTGGTGAGTAACAGTCTACGTCTGGTTAAAGTAAATGTGGTTGGACAAACTAACACTTCCCACGGCTTGTAACACTCATTAAGTCTTAATCCACAGTGAATGTAGTAATATCAAGTAACATAGAACCAAATTAGTTGTACTGATCAAGTGCAACTGAATGTAAAAACACTTTCTTGGCTTGCCTCAGTTATGACAGTTCAAATCACCTTAATGAAGATGTCTTTCAAAACGACATTAATCCAACAATATTGATGTGAATTGGTCTGATATTTAACTGAAAATCAATCAAAATGGAGAGACAACAGGCCCAAAAATGAGCAAACCCTAAAAGCGCCTCTTAGTTTCATCACCTGCTTTTTAGGACATTTGGTCATTAAAACGTACAGTTTTCCATACAGATTATTTAATGTAAACATTAACTTGTCATGCATCACAGTATTAGGTGCACACTTTGTATGCTGATGCCTCCATTTGTAATTGATCCATAAgatggtataaaaaaaaaaaaaaattggtatGTGATttacagtcatgtgaaaaaggAAGTACAACCTGTTACAATTCTAAGATGTTACAgaacataataaaaaataaatgattatcCGGTGTTTAAAATGAATCAAATTCAACCTCGggtgaacaacaacaacatgtgACATATTACAACCTGTTATTATTAATACAAAAGTCAAACCAAGATGCAGAAACAGCGTGAGAGAAATATAGTAAATTGCCTGTATCAGTAATAACAGCCAGTTTCTGTCAATCAAACGCACTTCATTAACTGATTATCAGCAGGTTTGATCATTTATGCAAGAGCAGACGCTCTGGCATTTTAGCAGTAtgtttgaactgttcagatggATGAGTGCTAACACAATGCAAAGAAAGAATGACATTAGCAAGGATCTTAGAGAAGTAACAGTTGCTGACCACCAATCTGGGAAAGGTTATAAGGCCATCATCAGAAAACTTTAGAAAAAGACAAAAGCTACATTTGCACTATAGGCTTCAGTTACATACAGAATGTGTCTTAAGTTTGCATCTGAACAAGACTTGTCAGACAAGTGTGTCTTCCTAAGAAAAACTAACTGGGGGTAGATGACCATAATGCCAAAAATCATCTGCGCATCACCACAAACCCATCTCCTCAGCtgtaaaacacgttttttttatttgcaaagtctGGACCTCAGCCTGGTTGAAATGCTGTGGTGGAACCTCAGAGAGATCTGAATAAACCACCAAAAGACCTCAATGAAACATTGTAAGGTCGTGCAAAAAAATCCTCCACAAGAAAGTAAGAGACGTATTACTTTGTATATAAAAATATCTTTTCAAGTTTCTGATGCTAAAAATTGTTCTACAAGCTACTGAATTAGTGCacttatatatacacagtacaaatcaaaagtttggacacaccttctcattcaaacaaatggggaagtgtgtccaaacttttgctctgtactgtatatatatgtcaTGGGTTTTTCATCTGAGGTTGCATGTACATAATTTTAATACCAGTTAAGgaaggatttattttttttattatattctgTTAAATAAAATCTGAGAAATGAACACAGTTGTACTTTTCCTCTTTTACATGACTGTGCATTAAAGCCACACTTATACCAGTACTACAACAAAATATCTTCAGGtgctatacatatacatatataaaaatatacagcATTTCCTCCATTATATAGATTTCCGTTTAACTTTTATTCCTCGATATAGACTCTTTgcaaaataaaagttctcagcAGCTCTCTACCGCTCTGCTCAGTGTTATACACAGCCCTGCATTTACTGTGAGAAAACAGGAGCCCACAGCTTCCAATGTTTTCATGTTCCTCACTGGTTTATGTTTAGGACCTCAAAAGCCAACCTGCCACGAAACCATTCACTGCTGGAGCTACTCCCTCCACTACTCCCCTCACCTGAGCCAgctcttgttttttattttttatttagatcTCATACAAAAAGACATGCAGACATGCCACTCTCACTACCTGTATAGGAGTCAGTGAAGATTATAATATAGTCTAGAAGGGATTAGGAAGACTTTAAAGTGTTATTTGGATTTGGGTTGCCATGAGCAACACAAAGGGCACTAGAGGAAGTGAAAGGGAATTAATTTGAATCCCAGAACAAACATGCCTTAAAACTCTGTGACTTCACAACCAGACTATAATACTATAAATATTCTCTATTTCAGTTCCTGATACTGACTGCTGAGATGTTGTTATAAAAATAGTTCAGAAAGAGTCAGAAAGAGGGAGAAAACTTGAAGACAACGAAAGAGCGGGATCTGCAGCATCCTGGTGAAATCCGTCATGCTACACTCTGCTTCCTAAGGATAAATAAGAGCTTACTGTCTGTACAAGCTGACACAAAGATCGAGTACCACAGTTGACTGTTGGTGGTCTAGAAAACACAAGCAGAGTTCAAATGAAGCACTTCCATTGAACGTCTGGTTTCTGTGTCGCCACGACTTGGGAAATGACAGAATAGGATGCCCACATGTAAGCAAGAGCTGTTAAACTTGGTTTGTTTAAGTTTGACTATTTGCGTCACAGAACAACAGTTGTATCCCAAACAAAAGAGGGCAGGAAAGTTGTGCAAAATAAAATCATGTTTCTCACGGTCAGCAGATTCTTACATCACCGGTGATGAGCGTTGACATTTCTCTGAATAAATGGGCCGAAACACATTTGATTTTCAACCCAAACAGTTGAGAAAATGACCCAAAAAAAGGCAAACAGTAACTGGTACTTTTAGGATTTGTAAAATGAGCAGTGGTGTGAACTAGTACGAGTATATCTTAACAGCAAGTTTGGGATTGTTTGTGTTGTGCGTGATCATAGATTGGATGGATAATCATTGATTTGACTGCTGTACTGATGAATGACTACATGCATGCTGGAGGCTGTGTACTCCactttgcatgcaagccagacaaGCTTGTGACAGCATGTTGAGCAGGTAaagcatcattttttttttttgaaatttcATCAATTTTGAATACCCTGATTTGAACATGGTCCAATAAAGAAAGACTTCTTCACTGGTTTTGCTCCCCCCGCACGGGCAGCATTTTTTGTGCTGGCTTTGTAGTGGtataaaacattaaaagtgcACCAGGAGACACCTTGTAAGGATTGTTGGAGTGCATCACTGGTAGCAGGAAGTCAAGAATGCACCTTTGGGAGATCCCTTTTAAAAGTGACTATTAGTGAAATCTCATTATGTGCTCCAGGCAACGACACGTCAAGGACAGCGCAGTATTTTGGCCCAGAGTTCAGCGTTTGCATCCTTTAGAGACTTTAGTGAGTTGTGTTCCCATGTGTCTGTGCACATATTACTGTAGGTGTGCGTGTATGCGTTCAGATCTCTGTGGCAGTGATTTCCTCAAAGTGGATGTCGTTGCTGCCACTGCGGACCTCGTAATCCTCCATGTCCCTGTTCTCCAGCTCCAGACTCAGCTCCCGCATCACCCGCTCAAGGTCGCGGTTGCGACGGTACATATGAATGTAGTTCTGCTGCAGTTGCTTTTGGTAGCGGATTACCTGCGAAGAGATGAAAAGCATTAGTATTACACTTAAGATTTAAAATCTAATGTATAGAAACATagaattaaaggagccgtctgtaagaaatgtccaaaactggtactgcagtcactttcaaaatattgttgagcggcgtgtaccctccccctcctccccccgaccagaggttgccaggtaggctgcagaatgcagcaggaacgtaggctgccatggctgcgataattagagccgagctggcaacccggatgccgaaacaatactgacttggtgattgggagataggtggagggtggagcttcagaaacaatactgacttggtgattgggagataggtggagggtggagcttcaggccaaaacaaaaaatgacaacataaacatcagttgagggctgcaactcctctttttaaactggaatatcctggcttgagtgctgttgtcagtgacataagtatttgaaattaacatgatttttaaatgtctgttgacatatcggggtcattttatgattcgttttattattgctcttacatacagctcctctaaattgaaaattaattttcttttgtttgtttttaaccttTTCCTTCTCTTCATGCCACACCCTCCTCTCATCCTCAAACCGAGACAGATGCTCCTCACTCGTCCTCCTCTCGTACATAAGCTCAGCTTTCAGTCTATCCACCTGGAAAGAGACAAACTGTACTGTTTCAATGGTTAACTGCATTTCGTGTTAGGTCCTTTATTTCCACTGTTAAACACTCTTTATTCCATttgtgaattattttttttattatacataCATTTGAACAATCAGATTTCAATAAAAGTTACTACTTTTTAAAAGACTGTGTAGAAACATGGGAACAAAtgtctcatccatccacccaacaTCATTGGACGATTTCATGAAGCATGACATTAAATGAAAGAGAGAGGGATAATTTTAAACCAAGTACTAAATATATAAACACGTACCTGTTGTCTGAGTCCCAGCAGTGTTTCTGCATTCTGCCTCTGCGCCTTGGCCTCATCGCTCTCTCCTCCCCACATCACATGCGTATCCTCTCCATCGCGATACATGGAGGGGCTTGGACCTCCCCTTCCTGTCACGCCTCTACCTGGCGGGATGGACAGGCTCATGCAGTGTCCCTTCATGGCTACATTTCCAGGCAGAGGCGCTCCACTGTGATGGGACAGATTGTCACGTAGCCGAGCCGACTCCTCCTCCAAACGGCTCACTTTTTCCCGGAGCAGCTCAGCTTCGCTCTTGCGCCTCTGGAGTTCATTCTCGCAGACTTCCAGTTCCAGCGTTCTTGTCCGCAGGACGGCCTGGGCCTCCTGGGATCGAGCCTGGCTTGCCTGCAGCTCAGACCGCGCCTCTCTCAGCTGGGCCTTCAAGACCACAATGTCTCCTGCTTTCTGGCTGAGCTCCGATTGGATCTCTTTCAGCTGCTGCTTAAGGAGGGAAATTTCTCCTGACTTCTGACACACCTGATGTACAATAAGAGTTAGAGAGTTAGAGAACTGCAGAAAACCCTGAAAACACAAATTACCTGTTATATCAGATTATAGCCTGACATTTTGCATTTGCTTCTTCGCTAAAAGCAAACATATAATCGTCTTAAAACTAAAGAGGATAATTTGAGATGCCGAGAGTCATCTCTCTTCTGGGGAGCTTTTATACTTGGTACATACAGTATGACAGAAAAGATCAAAGGTTGCCTGCTAGTCTCAAACAGAGACATTGCTTTCCCCATTAGGGTCCTTAGTCATCACACTGCTCCTGACATTCAATGGCATCCTCTCAGTGTCTGACTGGAACCCACCTCCCACTTGGTTTCCTCCAGACGTGGTCCCAGCTGAGTCTGCTCCCTCTGAATGGTGGCACACCTCCTCTCCAGGGTTTCTCTgtcctgcagcagagaggagAAGTCCTCTTGCAGCTTCTTCTTTTCTTGCTGTAGTTGATATACCTGACAAAGAAGCATATTTTCAAACTACTTTCAGTACTAAAACAGATCAAATCAAAATATCCAATCCAAAGACATttctctagagcaggggtcggcaacccaaaatgttgaaagagccgtattggaccaaaaacacaaaaaacaaatgtgtctggagccgcaaaaaattaaaagtcttgtatgtataagccttagaatgaaggcaaatggcgaaaggcgaaatgtcaagaaaaaagtcgaaatgtcgagaaaaacattcaaaatgtcgagattaatgtacaTGTACATAATGTAAGTATAATGTAAGTACTTGTAAGTAATGCAATGTAAGTACagtgtcgaggaaaaaagtcgaaatgtcaagattaatgttgaagtacaatcttgagaaaaaagtcgaaatgtcgagaaaaaagtcataatttcgtgaaaaaagtcgaaatgtcgagattaaaaaaggaaaaaggaagaaaaaaagagaaaaaaagggaaaaaaaagaataaagaaaaaaaaggaaaaaaaagaagaaaaaaaggaaaaaaaaaaaggtcaaacatttttgaaaaagctctaggagccactagggcggcgcttaagagccgcatgcggttgccgacccctgctctagactaATGACTCAATAATTACATTTAATAATGACTGAAATGTGCATCGTACACATCTGCAACTGGGAGAGGTTCATTACAAAGCTAGACGTGTACAAAGGTAGAACATTAGATGAAAAATATGACTGATATTTTCTGGGAATGTACACCCACTGATTAGCAAAACTTTTTCACCAttactttacttttattttcagtgcaTGAAACCATCTGTGAACACGGATCCTACCTGTAACTGCAGCACCTGCTGTGCTCTCTGAGCCTTCTGAGAGGTCTGTTTCATCTTTGCTGAACAATTCTGTCTCAACTCTTCCATTTCTCTTTCACAGCGACGTTGCTTCTCTTCGTACACCTTACACAGCAAACGAAAAAAGTGAGAGGTCAGAGTTTAGTACTTCACCTCTACTGATGTCACATCAACTTGTTTGtttggtagggatgggcggtatggacaaaaaaatgtatcacgataatttctggcatttatcccaataacgataaaataaataccaatacaaaaagtgtcatcaacgggaatctttctttctttctttctttctttctttctttctttctttctttctttctttctttctttctttctttctttctttctttctttctttctttctttctttctttctttctttctttctttctttctggcatttatcccaataacgatagtcctttctttctttctttctttctttctttctttctttctttctttctttctttctttctttctttctttctttctttctttttggcatttatcccaataacgatagtcctttctttctttctttctttatttctttctttctttctttctttctttctggcatttatcccaataacgatagtcctttctttctttctttctttctttctttctttctttctttctttctttctttctttctttctttctttctttctttctttctttctttctttctttctttctttctttctttctttctttctttctttctttctttctttttggcatttatcccaataacgatagtcctttctttctttctttctttctttctttctttctttctttctttctttctttctttctttctttctttctttctttctttctttctttctttctttctttctttttggcatttatcccaataatgatagtcgtttctttctttctttctttctttctttctttctttctttctggcatttatcccaataatgatagtcgtttctttctttctttctttctttctttctttctttctttctttctttctttctttctttctttctttctttctttctttctttctttctttctttctttctttctttctttctttctttctggcatttatcccaataatgatagtcgtttctttctttctttctttctttctttctttctttctcatttcctcaatttatcgtttttaccgtgagatggcaaattcttaccgtggggaattttattgacggtttatcgtgaacggtaaaatatcacccatccctaTTGTTTGGCATCTTGAATGAAAGCTCCCTGCGTCGTGAACGGTCTTTGTGTCTCACCTGGCAGATTGCAGCTTCATTTTCATCCAGATTTTcccggagctgctgcagctccaggTCTCGCTCCCTTAGtttttcctccagctctctcaCCACCGTTTCGTATCCCTCCACAGGGGGTGACGAGTGGCCACAGGACCCACTGTCAGACAAGGGCTGCCCACGCCCGCTCAACGACCCTGAGCCAGTGCTCTTGCTCGATGAAGAACGTCCACTGTCTGAGTTATTGTGGCCGTGACTCCCGCTTCCAGCTGAAGTGTTGCGGCCGAGGCCCGGCCCAGGCTCAGACTGGGCCCCCAATCCAGAACCTGAGCTGGAGCCCTCACTGGGGGCCAAACTGTAGCCCGTGCTGCTGTGAGTTGGGAGACTTGAGAGCGAGTTTCTCCCCGAGTCTGACATGGAGCAGGACTGGCTGCCACGAGCATTGCGACCACTGCTGTATGAGTTACGCTTCCCGTCAGAGCCGGAATTGCAGCCTCCACCGTTCCCGTTGGTGCCGCTGGTACTGTTAGATCCTCCGAGGGGCAGG
This window harbors:
- the LOC133463269 gene encoding leucine zipper putative tumor suppressor 2 homolog is translated as MALVQALPVSDHPSPGLDIQQCRPLSSHSPSAPCSGPCGPCSSETIMGSVSSLISGRTYQEKHCRAASEFTTKPRRSTPATSCFRLQDNTLRSGSSLEQLLVTSSHTQPQAQLLPPPLPTKKQPRPGNSAGTGAGGAVAGAVGDCTNGNFGYVSDEVVVGDWNDNLVLTVASPCSDSEDQRDSRTLNGNISGPPPKLVPVSGQLEKNMEKVLIRPTAFKPVVPKNRHSVHYLSPRPGGSTLSESQASLNLLLPLGGSNSTSGTNGNGGGCNSGSDGKRNSYSSGRNARGSQSCSMSDSGRNSLSSLPTHSSTGYSLAPSEGSSSGSGLGAQSEPGPGLGRNTSAGSGSHGHNNSDSGRSSSSKSTGSGSLSGRGQPLSDSGSCGHSSPPVEGYETVVRELEEKLRERDLELQQLRENLDENEAAICQVYEEKQRRCEREMEELRQNCSAKMKQTSQKAQRAQQVLQLQVYQLQQEKKKLQEDFSSLLQDRETLERRCATIQREQTQLGPRLEETKWEVCQKSGEISLLKQQLKEIQSELSQKAGDIVVLKAQLREARSELQASQARSQEAQAVLRTRTLELEVCENELQRRKSEAELLREKVSRLEEESARLRDNLSHHSGAPLPGNVAMKGHCMSLSIPPGRGVTGRGGPSPSMYRDGEDTHVMWGGESDEAKAQRQNAETLLGLRQQVDRLKAELMYERRTSEEHLSRFEDERRVWHEEKEKVIRYQKQLQQNYIHMYRRNRDLERVMRELSLELENRDMEDYEVRSGSNDIHFEEITATEI